The Candidatus Bathyarchaeota archaeon DNA segment TCCAGTAGGAGCCATGATGGCTTTGCTAAATCGTTTCAGTTTTCTAGGGTTAAAAAGAGATGTAGTACACTGCACAAAGGAAAGTTGCCGCAGCTGCGTGGAAGCATGCCCCATGAAAGTTCCGATTCTCGATTTGCCATGGGAAAAGTTCACCCATCCCGAATGCACATACTGCCTTGAATGCGTAGATGCATGCGAAACAAAAGCATTAAAACCAAAATTCCCCTAAAAAACGTTGCTAGCTCGGTTAAATCATATTTTTGTAGAATTAAAAACTTATATACGAGTTTGTTTTTGATGCCTTTGTTAAATTTCACTCTAAGGTGACATGTTTTGACTTCAATAAAAGAAGTGCCGACAGATAAAATAACTCGTTTTGAACGCGTGGGAGCCCATACCCACATCAAAGGTCTAGGATTGGACAAGAAGGGTAACGCCATAAAAATTAAAGATGGAATGGTTGGTCAAGAAAGAGCACGTGAAGCCGCAGGGTTAGTTGTTAGAATGATCAAAGATGGTAAACTAAGCGGCAAAACAATCATACTGGCTGGCCCTCCGGGAACAGGCAAGACAGCCATCGCCATAGCGATTTCCAAAGAACTTGGTAAAAATGTTCCTTTTATTCAGATGAGCGGTAGCGAAGTCTATAGTAGCGAACGCAAAAAAACTGAAGTTTTGATGGAAGCCATACGCAAGTGCATTGGTGTTGAAATTCACGAAATGAGAAAAGTGTACGAAGGCGAAATTGTCGACATCAACATTTCAACCGCACCACATCCTTACAATCCCTATCAGAAAGTTCCAGAGAGCGTCCGCTTAACATTGAAAACGACAGATGAAGAGAAATCCATCGAAGCAGGTGCTTCAATAACCCAGCAGTTGATTCAACAAAACATCTCAGAAGGCCATGTTGTCCAAATTGATGCAGAGAGTGGACGAGTAGCCAGTTTAGGATTAAGCGTGGACAGTGCAAAAGGCAAAACTTACGATGTCGACACCAGACAGAAAGTTCCGAGACCCGCTGGCGAAGTTTTAAAAGAGAAAGAGTTTGTCTACACACCAACGCTTACGAATTTGGACGAACTCAACGCTAGAAGTCGTTCAGGCGGCTTGTTTTCTACGTTTTTCGCAGGCGCTGAATCGAAGGAAATAGATTCAGAAATTCGTGTAGCTGTTGATCAACAGGTGAAAGATTGGGTGGACAAGGGCAAAGCGTTCATTCACCCTGGTGTGCTCTTCATTGACGATTCCCATCTGTTGGATTTGGAAGCGTTTAGCTTTCTCGGTAGAGCTATGGAAAGTGAACTTGTTCCGATAATAATACTTGCCACAAATAGGGGAATGGCACGCATTCGCGGGACGGACGTTAAAAGCCCACTTGGATTTCCGATAGATCTCATCGACCGAGCTGTGATCATTGGAACACAGCAGTACGACCCAGAGAGCATTCAAGGAATCCTTCGAATAATATGCGGAGAAGAGAAGATAGAGATGGAAGACGATGCAATTCGGAAACTTACAGAAGTTGGGTCGAAGAGCTCGCTTCGATACGCTGCGGGGCTTCTAAGTTTGGCAGCTCAAAGCGCCAAAACTGCAAGTCGAGATAGAGTAACTGTCGAAGATATAGATAGGGTTGACAAGCTGTTCATGGACATTGGAAAGGCAGCAGAGTATTTGAAGCGATATGAAGAGAAGATGATGACACATTAAAAAGAGGCAGCGGACTGAAGAAGAAATCTTGATTAGGGAGAAACAAGACTTTAATTCAGGCGTTCCTTTTTCATAAAGAGGATGTTGAAAGTATGGCTGAAAGAAAACAAAGAAAGAATCTACCCGACCTTTTGGACTTGGACAAACCTGAACACTTCATATTAACGGAACCTAAACCAATAGAAATCGCTTCAGCCTATTCCATCTCCGTCAAGTACGACAAGAACGGCAGACCATTAATATATGTCAAGAAATATGGCGATGTTGACACAAAAGGGCTAAGGAGAGAGATTGAACGAAATTATCCCGGTGCTTCCATTCAAGGTTTGGAAAAACCACAATTGATTGAAATAGAGGATAAGCAGAAGAAAAATCCTAGGAAACCTCGCGTTAAACACAGCAAAAAAAGATAGGACATATTTTTAGAAGAGTTCTCGCCCGAAATTCGGCGTCCTGACGTGAGATTAAGGCTTAGTGCGTCAATCCTTTTTATAGTTTTCACTTTTACAAACGTAAAGCGACGTTTCGAAGAGTCTAACATGTCAAAGACAAAGAATGGATAATTCACGTTTACTGCGACATTTTTAATAAACTCGCATCATAATTATTTGATGTGAAATCGATGTCTAAAAAGAAAGAAGCGGCACTCCATCCACCGCCACCACCAAAAAGACCTGAAAGAAAAGAAAATCTGCGATGGCCTTCACCAACTCCTTTACCCAATTTTCCAACAGAAAATGCAGGACGCATATTGAAGCAAATTCTGAACCGACTGG contains these protein-coding regions:
- a CDS encoding RuvB-like domain-containing protein — translated: MTSIKEVPTDKITRFERVGAHTHIKGLGLDKKGNAIKIKDGMVGQERAREAAGLVVRMIKDGKLSGKTIILAGPPGTGKTAIAIAISKELGKNVPFIQMSGSEVYSSERKKTEVLMEAIRKCIGVEIHEMRKVYEGEIVDINISTAPHPYNPYQKVPESVRLTLKTTDEEKSIEAGASITQQLIQQNISEGHVVQIDAESGRVASLGLSVDSAKGKTYDVDTRQKVPRPAGEVLKEKEFVYTPTLTNLDELNARSRSGGLFSTFFAGAESKEIDSEIRVAVDQQVKDWVDKGKAFIHPGVLFIDDSHLLDLEAFSFLGRAMESELVPIIILATNRGMARIRGTDVKSPLGFPIDLIDRAVIIGTQQYDPESIQGILRIICGEEKIEMEDDAIRKLTEVGSKSSLRYAAGLLSLAAQSAKTASRDRVTVEDIDRVDKLFMDIGKAAEYLKRYEEKMMTH